Genomic segment of Streptosporangium sp. NBC_01755:
CGTCATCAAGAACACGGCCGGGAAGAACGTCGGCTTTCTGCGCATCGACCACAAGCCGTACAACAAGTCCAGGCTCACGGTCTCCGTCAGCGGCCTGAACGCCGGCTATCACGGCTTCCACATCCACACCAGGGGTGTCTGCGACCCCAAGGCGATCGACCCGGTCACCCGCAGCCCCTTCTCCAGCGCGGGCGCGCACTTCACCATCCACTCGGCCACGCACGGCGATCACTCCGGCGACCTGCCCAACCTCCTCGTCGCCGCGGACGGCACCGGTGAGGCCACGGTCGTGACCGACCGCTTCCGGGTGGGACAGCTCTTCGACTCCGACGGCAGCTCCATCGTCGTCCACATGCTGCCCGACAACCATGCCAACATCCCCGACCGCTACGGCCACCCCGCCGATCCCGGCGACCCGGCCGGCACAGGCGGCCCGGACGCGGAAACCCTCAAGGCGGGAGACTCCGGCGGACGCGTCGCCTGCGGCGTGATCATCAGGCATTAGGGGTTCCATCCCCTGGATCCTCCGCCCACCGCGGTCAGGCGGCGCCGCGCCGTCGCCGATCACCGCCACACGCCGCCGCTCCTCTCGCGCCTTGCGGGGCAGCGCCTGACCGATCCTCACCATGCCTCACTACGTCTCACCACGCCTCACCACGGCGGGATCGGCAGGATCGGCAGGATCGGCCCCAGTGACTTCCAACCCCCCTCCAAGAGCGGCCGGGCAGGATTTCCGCATAGAAAGGGGGATCATCACCATGCAGGTCGTGACCGGCCGGATGCGTCTGGCCCTGCTGTTCGCGTGGGTGGCCTTCACCGCGCTCGTACTACTGCTCACCTGAGAGCACGACCGGTACGGCCTCCGCTCGGGGGAACGGAGCCGTACCGGATCTGGTCAGGGGCTCTCGTACAGCAGCTCGACGGTGATCGTCAGGCCGCCCTCCTCCCGGGTGGGGCCGTCACCGGAGGTCCTCCCGGGCGGGGCCGTCACCGGAGGTCCTCCCGGGCGGGGCCGTCACCGGAGGTCAGAAGCCGCTGTCTCTGGGGTACTTCCTGCCCGACAGCAGGCGCCTCCCGTACAGCTCCGAGAGCGTCACCAACCTGTAGCCCCTGGCGGCGAAATGGTGCAGCAGCCGCGGGACGGCCTGAACGGTGGAGAGATGGATGTCGTGCATCAACACGATGGAGCCCGGTGTCGCCTCGGCCGCGCGGCGGGCGACGAGCGAGGAGTCCCTGTCACGCCAGTCGAGCGTGTCGACGTCCCACATGATCTGGGCCAGCCCCAGGTGGCGGCTCTCCGCGGCGACCCGGGCATCGGTCGCCCCGTACGGGGGGCGTATGAGGTCCATCGTCACCCCCGTCGCGCGCTTGACGATCCACTGGGTACGGTTCAGCTGCTCTCTGATACCGACCTCCGACAGGCCGGGTAGCTCCGGGTGGTTCCAGCTGTGGTTGCCCAGCTCGTGCCCCTCGGCCACCATCCTGCGGAGGATGCTCTCCCCCTTCCCCGGCACCATCTGCCCGACGACGAAGAAGGTCGCCCTGTTCCGGTGCCTGGCGAGCATGTCGAGCAGGCTCTCGGTGTAGGCACCCGGACCGTCGTCGAAGGTCAGCGCCACGCACTTGACCCGCTCGCAGTCGATCCTGCGCGCCGGGCGCGGGGCGGGGAGGTTTCCCGCCGGCCGGCCCGGCCGGACCTCGGCCTTCCTCGCGCCGGCCCTCCCGGAACCGGCCGGTGAGGGCACGCCGCCGGCGGGGGTACCGGCAGGCGCGGGCACGATGGGCACGATGGGGGCGGTCGGCTCGATCGGGGCGGTCGGCTCGATCGGGGCGGTCGGCTCGATCGGGGTGGGTCTCCCGGTGGGCGCGATGGTCCCGGTGGGCGCCGCCGGCTCGGGCGAGCCCGTCGTGGTGCTCGGGGAAGCGCATCCCGCGACCACGAGCAGCAGGGTCGCCACCGCCATCCATACCCGCATGCTTCCCCCAGAAAGCGGCGCGGGGACGACAAGCAGCCCCGGCGGCCTCCCCCGCAGGATCATGGCCGGGACTTCTACCAGGATGGGGCGTCAATCGCCAGTTGTCCGTATCGACGCGCCACATTCAGTGAGATGCATAACCTGGGGCGATGTCTCATCTGATGAGGCCAGTTAGCGCCTTAAAAGGGCTCTGTCCAGCGAACGTCTCATATCGGTCAGCGGTCCGGCGTCTCCCGGGGCTCGGTCACGACCATCATGAACCGCAGCGGGACGTCCCCCTCGTTGGCGTACCTGTGCGGGCGGTCGGCACTGAACACGACCGCGTCACCCTCCTCAACGGTGTGGCTCCTGCCGTACACCGAGAGGGTGAGCCGTCCCTCCAGCACGGTCAGCATCTCGCGGGTTCCCGGGGGGTGGGCGTCGCCGTCATGGTGGTCGCCGGGGGCCAGCCGCCAGTCCCACAGCTCCAGGATGGCGGGCGCGTCGGTGCCGACCAGCAGGCGCGCGGTGCTGGATTCGCCGTGCGGGAAGGTGACCACGTCCGATCTGTGGACCACCCGGACCACGGGCGTGTCGGAGACCTCCACCATCCGTGCGACGGTCACCCCGAGCGCGTCGGCGATGCGGGTGAGCGTGGTGATGCTCGGGTTGGTCCTGCCCTGCTCGACCTGGACGAGCATGCCCCGGCTCACCCCGGAGCGCGCGGCGAGCTCGTCGAGGGTCATCTGCCGGTGCGCCCGCTGGGCCCGCACGTTGTTGGCGACTGCGGCAGTGATCGTCTCTGGGTCCACAAGTTCAGTTTAGTGAACTTTGTTGGCACTCCATTGCACTTCATATATTGTCCTAGGAGTACAGTCCATTGAACTGAGGTGACGCGTGACCGCTGTGGTGCTGGCGACGGCCTGCGCGATGGTCTACGGCACCGCGGACTTCCTGGGCGGCATGGCCACTCGCCGGTCGCGGGTGCTCGCCGTGGTGGTCCTCTCCCAGGTCGCAGGGTTGGCCGTGGCCGTCGCGCTGCTACCGGCCCTGCCGGGAACCCCGGCACCCGTGACGCTGGCCTGGGGCGCGGCCTCCGGTCTCTGCGGCGCGGCGGCGGTGGTGCTGTTCTACCGGGCGCTGGCCACCGGCGTGATGTCGGTGGTGGCGCCGATCACCGCGACCGTCTCGGCGGTGCTGCCCGTGCTGTTCGGGCTGGCCGTCGGAGAGCGTCCGGAGCCGATCGCGCTGGCGGGGGTGGTTCTCGCACTGCTGGCGGTGCTACTGGTGAGCCGCGACTCCTCCCGTGGGAAAAGCGTCAGAGGGTACGGCCCGATCCTGGCCTCACTCGCCGCGGGCGCGGGTTTCGGCGGCTTCTTCATCATGCTCGCCCAGGCCCCGGCGG
This window contains:
- a CDS encoding superoxide dismutase family protein, with protein sequence MFHRTCLALAVALGTLAAGTGATAQATSHVPRWPWPSAEAVIKNTAGKNVGFLRIDHKPYNKSRLTVSVSGLNAGYHGFHIHTRGVCDPKAIDPVTRSPFSSAGAHFTIHSATHGDHSGDLPNLLVAADGTGEATVVTDRFRVGQLFDSDGSSIVVHMLPDNHANIPDRYGHPADPGDPAGTGGPDAETLKAGDSGGRVACGVIIRH
- a CDS encoding polysaccharide deacetylase family protein, giving the protein MRVWMAVATLLLVVAGCASPSTTTGSPEPAAPTGTIAPTGRPTPIEPTAPIEPTAPIEPTAPIVPIVPAPAGTPAGGVPSPAGSGRAGARKAEVRPGRPAGNLPAPRPARRIDCERVKCVALTFDDGPGAYTESLLDMLARHRNRATFFVVGQMVPGKGESILRRMVAEGHELGNHSWNHPELPGLSEVGIREQLNRTQWIVKRATGVTMDLIRPPYGATDARVAAESRHLGLAQIMWDVDTLDWRDRDSSLVARRAAEATPGSIVLMHDIHLSTVQAVPRLLHHFAARGYRLVTLSELYGRRLLSGRKYPRDSGF
- a CDS encoding helix-turn-helix domain-containing protein translates to MDPETITAAVANNVRAQRAHRQMTLDELAARSGVSRGMLVQVEQGRTNPSITTLTRIADALGVTVARMVEVSDTPVVRVVHRSDVVTFPHGESSTARLLVGTDAPAILELWDWRLAPGDHHDGDAHPPGTREMLTVLEGRLTLSVYGRSHTVEEGDAVVFSADRPHRYANEGDVPLRFMMVVTEPRETPDR
- a CDS encoding DMT family transporter, which codes for MTAVVLATACAMVYGTADFLGGMATRRSRVLAVVVLSQVAGLAVAVALLPALPGTPAPVTLAWGAASGLCGAAAVVLFYRALATGVMSVVAPITATVSAVLPVLFGLAVGERPEPIALAGVVLALLAVLLVSRDSSRGKSVRGYGPILASLAAGAGFGGFFIMLAQAPAEGGVWPLVGARLASVTLIALLALSTGRTLRPGPGALRVIIAAGTLDMVANVLFMLAQQRGLLSLVGVLVSLYPASTLLLARQVLGERLNTVQTVGIGFTLAAVALIASG